In Calderihabitans maritimus, a genomic segment contains:
- a CDS encoding DUF2061 domain-containing protein, producing MTRASRAHQRALAKAISWRIFATLTTMTIVYLFTGKIDLSIGVGIVEVISKMLLYYLHELIWEKTSWGRKRHPLSEFQIKKELTPEDKEKINQKLKELGYL from the coding sequence ATGACCCGTGCAAGCAGGGCCCACCAGCGGGCCTTGGCCAAAGCCATAAGCTGGCGGATATTTGCCACCCTGACCACCATGACCATAGTGTATTTATTCACCGGGAAAATAGATCTTTCCATTGGGGTAGGCATAGTAGAAGTCATTTCTAAGATGCTCCTTTACTACCTCCACGAGCTCATTTGGGAAAAAACCTCCTGGGGCCGGAAAAGACATCCCCTCAGTGAGTTCCAGATTAAGAAAGAACTGACACCGGAGGATAAAGAAAAAATCAACCAGAAGCTGAAAGAACTTGGTTATTTATAA